The genome window atgagttggttatgttattttgaaattttaagcatattgatataatagcattgtattcatttttcgttatggtttttacagaccggagtttgaacgcgaattatttcagctaggtcCTGCCAGTGTCAGTTTGCCTTCAAAAATGTCTTTTTAAATTTGAGCTGTAAATATGAACtacttgtttttatgcccccggattgaatgatcgggggtatattgttttggcctgtcagGCATTGTATGTgcgtgtctgtcccaaaacttttaacttttgcaatattgaagatagcaacttgatatttggcatgcatgtgtatctcatggagctgcacattttgagtggtgaaaggtcaagttcatccttcaaggtcaaaggtagctgccgtgcggcttcaaagcgcagtatggggcattgtgtttcacaaacacagctcttgtgtGGGCATTGCAGTTCAACTGTTGAAAAAATGCAGTCTGTTACTTCATTCAAGTGGTGTATTGTCAATGAAATACATAATTACAGGTTGCAGAGGCAGCTGGTATTAAGGAAGAGCTAGTGAGCAAGGCCAAACAGAGTCGCAGTGAGAAGAAAGCAAGAAAAGCCATGTCAAAACTAGGTGCATATTAAATACTGTGCTGTTTTGAAACGTTTCCTTATGAAAAAATCCTGGATTATATCCTTTTGTGTTCTTAAGGTGAGAATAAATGATCCATCTAAAACTTCAAAGCAAAAAAAAGCCAGATGGCTTTTTCTGATGTTAGCACCATTATTTGGTCATATAATATTCCAAGGCAAAGAGGGTTTTTGCTCAATTCCattcataaattgttttgttattttcaacattaaaCAACCTAGTTGATGATTGTTACAACTTGTTTCCTTGTTTCCTCATTTGAGTTGTGCATCTACTAAATTCTATGTATTTTTGTGACTTGTGGGACAACACTGACTCACTGCAACTCCATTATGTCTAGGTCCCTTACATCTCtatgttcaatatatagtgaGACAGATGTGGACCCAATTTTTTTAACCCACTTTAATTTTCTGTGTAATCCAACATTCATGAGCTTTTATTAGGAATAATAAAGCCCATGCTTTTCACCAGGAAGAATGATATGATATTGTACATGAGGTATATTTATTGCATGCCTTTACGCAGAACAAATAATTTACAGGAAATAAACGAGGAGTGTTAATTTGTGGCTAGCTTTTATTATCGTTCGTGAACAATATAAATTGGCAATTCTTTTAGGATAACAAgttttattatatgcatattaagaTACAAAtatggaataatgtttttatgttatacaaGTGTATAACACATGGATATAACTCATAATCCCATATGGTAGGTatgtggcatgttttgaaattgccaaactatgctaatCCATACATATAcctgcatgaatgacctgacacaATATATTGCGCGCCAGATATATATTTCGATAGCGATCTTTGGACCCCGCTATATAACTGAGTTGCAGTGTATTGGTCTAAACATGTAAAACATTTGTCatgcaaactgtttgcttttGCAGGACTTAAACAGGTGACAGGCGTTACACGAGTAACCATCAGAAAATCCAAAAATATTCTTTTTGTAATTGGTCAACCAGATGTTTACAAGAGCCCTGCTTCAGACACTTATATTGTATTTGGAGAAGCGAAGGTTTGTGGAACTTAAGTTCATGATGATTgtagaatattttgtacaatatttagtTTTATGCAGATTTAAATCATTCACACAATGACAGTTATTCTTCATAATCCATTACTTCATAGTTTTACATCTTTTGTTGGTAACAACTCTATATTGTTAttattcaaatgtataaagaaaatatttaaatgtttacacCGAAAAGCGTCCGTGAATGCTAATCAGTTTCTTTCCCCCACTTAGGACAAAAAAAGTATACAACTGTGTAAATTCAAGCCAATTTTTTCTGACACTGATGCTGATTAATTCTATACTCTTTTTACAGCCCATACCACATGGCACTCTTCATTTGAATTTCAAGTATACACTGCTTTTACCTTTTAAAGCAGGAATGCATTACAATGATAACAGTATCTATACCTGCAATCAGGCTTCCAAGTACTTATTAATAACTAAGCTTATCTATGTTGTTTATTATTAACAGTACTAAAAGTTAGTATGTTTGCAAATGATGACAGTATCTTTCCCCGTCTTATCGACAAATGAGGAAACAACTGCTTCTATTCAAGCCAGTTTGTCTGATGCAAATTTTAGGCTGTACAGATAAAGTTTTGTACTCTTAAACATGTTAAATCACTCTAAATTCTAATTGAATTATGTTTCTTAACACTATTTCAGATTGAAGATCTGAGCCAGACCCCCCAGATGTTGGCAGCAGAGAACTTCAAGCGACCTGAGACCACGACAGGCCATGGAGATCTGCCCAGCACGGTGACACAGCCTATCCAGGAGGAGTCAGAGGATGAAGATGAGGTTAGTACCGATAATCACGTCAATTGAGTTAGGTGCTGGTGTTGACTGAGAACTCAAATGTTGTTGCATACTGGTCCCAGTTTCAGAAAACGTTTAAATCCCAGTTAATACAAATCTGTTTTCTTTGGACCCAAATTTCAAAGTAATGTTATTATCGAACATTATCAAATTATCCGAGCAAACAAATTTGTTTACTATTCAGACATATTTAAGCGTATACAATTAAGTTACATATGTATGATGACCTAAAAATAAGTCATGCATCATTTGCCATCTTTCAACGATTCAAAGGCTGTATTAATGCATAATCTCTTAGACGTCATAGTCAATTCAAAGTCTATACTTTGTATTCACTAGTTCAAGATTGTTCTTTTTTTGCTGTTAGTGTATTAAAACTGCATTTTTTTTGGTCCTTgttatttatcatatttgtttTGCGCTGATGACAGTATCTTTCCCCGTCTTATCGACAAATGAGGAAATGACCGCTTCTATTCAAGCCAGTTTGTCTGATGCAAAACAATGTCCTTGTATGTCTTGTGTAAAGAAAACAGATCACTTATTCATAATAAATGAATAGtgtttgtaaacaataaattgcactaatagtaaaatctttttttgcGCTGATGACAGTTTCTTTTTTCATAGACTTATCAACATAAAAGGAAACAACTGCTTCTATTCACTGAAACCTGTTTGTGGTAAACCTTGTTAATGTCTGTCAAGTTTAAGATAGACAATTTGGGACTTTACATAACTTGCCTCTGTACCTTGTATAAACTGCAAGTTTAAGATAGACAATTTGGGACTTTACATAACTTGCCTCTGTACCTTGTATAAACTGCAAGTTTAAGATAGACAATTTGGGACTTTACATAACTTGCCTCTGTACCTTGTATAAACTGCAAGTTTAAGATAGACAATTTTGGACTTTACATAACTTGCCTCTGTACCTTGTATAAACTGCAAGTTTAAGATAGACAATTTGGGACTTTATATAACTTGCCTCTGTACCTTGTATAAACTGCATTGCTTATAGTTTTTATAGCTTGAGTGCATTGGAATGATGACAGTATCTTTCCCCGTCTTATCGACAAATGAGGAAGTAAACTGCTTTTTTTCAAGCCAGTTTGTCTGATGCCAAATGTTAAATCAAGTCATAGGCCAATTGCTATGTTTCTTAATTCATATGCTCTATTATTGCATGATCTCTAAACACTTAAGTCAATTCAAAGTTTCTAAACTCAATTAAAAGAGTTTTGTTCTTATATGCTTTTAACTGCATTCTTATCGTCTTTGGTacttgttgtgtttgttttgcgCTGATGACAGTATCTTTCCCCGTCTTATCAACATATGAGGAAATGACTGCTTCTTTTCAAGCCAGTTTGTCTAATGCAAAACAATGTCCATGTGCTTTAAGTGTGAAGGAGCAATAGGTTACTTATTTTTATCATTGATTTATAGTCTCTGTAAACTAAGGTCTAAACTGCTTTTTTTGCGCTGATTACAGTATCTTTTATAATCTTCTCAATAATAAGGCAGTGGACCCATTCCTAAttgaaagtatatttttttcaccAATGCCATGGAACGTAAAAGACTGCAATGCAATGATGACAATATCTTTCCCCGTCTTATCGACATATGAGGAAACATCTGCTTTTATTCAAGCCAGTTTGTCTGATGCAAAATCATGTCATTGTCTAGATTAAAGAAACAAATAGATTACCAGTAACTTATTTATTACTAAGCTATCTGTATTGTTAATGATTAACAGTATTGAAAGATAGTTTGTTTCAGTGATGTATCTTACCTTGTCTTCATGACTAATGAGACAATAAAAGGTTCTTCTTAAACCTGTTTGTCTTAAGCAAAAGTTAAGTTTCTCTTCAAAAAGAAAGTGATTTTCGGAAATATTCTCATGATGACCATTGGAGTTACATTGAAGTAACTTATTATATGTTAGAGTTCTTTGCTTCAGTTTCACCTGTGGTTTGTGCTTTGCAATTATGACAGCATGTTTGCAATGTTGACAGCATCTTTCCCCATCTTATCGACAAATGAGGAAAAATTGCTTATTTTCAAGCCAGCTTGTCTGAAGCAAATTTGTGTCAGTATCATACTATGATTCAAGATGTTAACATGAAACATGCTTGATAAATAGGAATTTAATCCAAGTTAAAGTAGCTTGGAACAGCTGAGTGactaacatatataaaatactagtagTGTGTTTTACAATGACAGTTCCCTTATATAATGAGGAACAAACTGCTTCTTTGAAGCCATTTAATCTTAAGTGAAATCTAAAAGGCCATCTTTACCAGAAACAttaacaactagaaatggcgcggcagagttcgacacgtatccccacgctgcatgtttgacacaggggcgccccaCGGTtattaatggggccatgcatagttgagattgaccgtattgtcataagagatgttcagtataaatttgaagtaattcaatgtagaaatgaaaaaaattatgtaaaataaactaaaaagagtggaaatctataccctaatttctactcctcatcctgctctcctctaataatgaatcaacttcactgtagtcaattatgtacatgtcatcctaattggaatgacttatgagatggctgaacatgctctcttatagccaatctttttgctcctgttttggaaaagttatgttttgaggttaaatggttgactaaatagtagcgtctcagaaattttctatcgcaatcttgtacacaacaatggatatgttgaatttcatgtctgtctttgatgtgcctgttaaaagtccatcttgctttaagttgtttctcacatttttcccacttgaacattttgacagattttcagtaatgagtctaaaattgtaattgaacaaattgaaagttcagcccttttatagattctcgAGGCtttattccatgagtttctcatgctttttatgcttgactgcattctatatcttctctcatatacaggtaaccctttgcaccaatattttataatcccttgtcaggggtttttctgcactgtctgcgcctccggacaacggaggcattcccaaagcaaacggacccgttcccaatcgaattttgattacatatttcccaattccaaaaaaaaaattctttcaaaatcgtaaaaagtaaacataatttatatcgaaagagtgacttcccttcatccgCGACGTTATTAAGCCTTTAGCGACTCAGATTTTAGCAGGTGTATTTGTCGGATGCATCTGCCAACATTGACAGCGATAAggttcgaactgttccgcattataacaagtatatagagccgcacaatacacattctagtccaaatctgtagacgcttattttcaagcaTGGCTTCCCATAACGATAAGTACTACAGCAGTGTTGCATTGGAAAAGGGATCGACATACGGCGGTGTAGATTTGTTGGCTTTGATGGTGCTAATGTAATGAGCGGTGAAGTATCAGGTAAAATGATATagtcgttaaataaattaataatgtagcagtaaaattaatgttttgttaaatgtaactGGCTTGCCTATTGTGGCTATGAGTTGAAGAATCCAAttggaaataataacattttatttgtatgtgtagtTAATTTCTGtctaatgttattttaagaaagcaaagaaaaatcatgctgtgacttgtgtgacttacttacctgttaccagtgtttgtttttgaagacaaaataacaaataaaaacatgtttttttgtaaaaaccacctacttatttaagcatgataaaattcccaaattgaCCGTTTCATCGActcgaaaattcccaaaatggacaattttgtcgataaaaattcccaatttggtcagactccttttcccaaaataggcagaaaaacccctgcttgtataaacattagatggatgagctaaaccatttcacagatgagttaacacaaacaattgaatactatacatctctgcgccactactgtgaaactatgcgccactttgatttatttatttatttttatatcatttggcaggttatttacttaactccctttaaagcttattacttcccttggatttgtttttttgaccttgaccttaaccattaaccactcaaaatgtgcagctccatgagatgcacatgcatgccaaatatcaagttgctgtcatcaatattgcaaaagttatggcaatgcACCAGACCGGTGCCatgaaaataagtgaaaatctcgaccctgccccgccccaacccccataacttttgacccaggtgtcagatcaaaattctgtcactgtcaccgtcacacatatgctcatagctaccatgtatgtaagtttcaaggttctagtgctaatagtgtaggaggagcaggtggccaggatggacagacagacaggcgcacatcaccacaatatccccactttttctccgaaaaacgagGGGATAATAATTTTAAGTATGTGCAATACAGTTTTAGAAAGAACAAGCACTTAATAACTAGGAAAGCTGGATGTCTGTAGTGTAGTATTCTATACGTTGCTTATATTTGGTTTTGCTCTGATGACAGTATCTTTCCCCGTCTTATCGACATATGAGGAATCAATTGCTTTTTTCAAGCCAGTTTGTCTGATGCAAAACCATGTCAATCTTTGTCAAGAATAAAGAAACAATTCAGCTACCAGTTACTTAATCATAACTTAGCTTATATTTGTGGTTTATGATTAACAGTGCCAAAGTTTGTGTGGTGCTCTGATGACAGTATCTTTCCCCGTCTTATCGACATATGAGGAAACAACTGCTTTTTTCAAGCCAGTTTGTCTGATGCAAAACCATGTCAATCTTTGTCTAGAATAAAGAAAAAATTCAGCTACCAGTTACTTAATCATAACTTTGCTTATATTTGTGGTTTATGATTAACAGTGCCAAAGTTGGTCTGTTGCTCTGATGACAGTATCTTTCCCTGTCTTATCGACATATGAGGAAACAACTGCTTTATTCAAGCCAGTTTTTGTGATGCAAAAACTTAACAATATTTGTCTAGAATAAAGAAACAATTAGGCTACCAGTTACTATCATACCTTAGCTTATATTTGTGGTTTATGATTAACAGTGCCAAAGTTGGTCTGTTGCTCTGATGACAGTATCTTTCCCCGTCTTATCGACATATGAGGAATCAACTGCTTTTTTCAAGCCAGTTTGTCTGATGCAAAACCATGTCAATCTTTGTCTAGAATAAAGAAACAATTCATCTACCAGTTACTTAATCAAAACTTAGCTTATATTTGTGGTTTATGATTAACAGTGCCAAAGTTGGTGTGTTGCTCTGATGACAGTATCTTTCCCCGTCTTATCGACATATGAGGAATCAACTGCTTTTTTCAAGCCAGTTTGTCTGATGCAAATTCATGTCAATCTTTGtctaaaataaagaaacaatcagCTACCAGTTACTTAATCATAACTAAGCTTATATTTGTGGTTTATGATTAACAGTGTCAAAGTTGGTGTGTTGCTCTGATGACAGTATCTTTGCCCGTCTTATCGACATATAAGGAATCAACTGCTTTTTTCAAGCCAGTTTGTCTGATGCAAATTCATGTCAATCTTTGTCTAGAATAAAGAAACAATTCAGCTACCAGTAACTTAATCATAACTTAgcttatatttgtgttttatgattaacAGTGCCAAAGTTGGTCTGTTGCTCTGATGACAGTATCTTTCCCTATCTTATCGACATATGAGGAATCAACTGCTTTTTTCAAGCCAGTTTGTCTGATGCAAAACCATGTCAATATTTGTCTAGAATAAAGAAACAATTCAGCTACCAGTTACTTAATAATAACTTAGCTTATATTTGTGGTTTATGATTAACAGTGCCAAAGTTGGTCTGTTGCTCTGATGACAGTATCTTTCCCCATCTTATCCACCATCTTATCGACATATGAGGAAGCAACTGCTTTTTTCAAGCCAGTTTGTCTGATGCAAAACCATGTCAATCTTTGTCTAGAATAAAGAAACAATTCATCTACCAGTTACTTAATCATAACTAAGCTTATATTTGTGGTTTATGATTAACAGTGCCAAAGTTGGTGTGTTGCTCTGATGACAGTATCTTTCCCCGTCTTATCGACATATGAGGAATCAACTGCTTTTTTCAAGCCAGTTTGTCTGATGCAAAACCTTGTCAATATTTGTCTAGAATAAAGAAACAATTCAGCTACCAGTTACTTAATCATAACTAAGCTTGTATTTGTGGTTTATGATTAACAGTGCCAAAGTTGGTGTGTTGCTCTGATGACAGTATCTTTCCCCGTCTTATCGACATATGAGGAAAcaatatacacttatttcatgtatgcgcggtgaacagtctaaactgtttcccaaggtatcagggatgactttgcagggttttttttggcccgattttatagccgaaattcggctatgttcccaatcccaaaaagtatacttttttcccaaaatgtggcaaaaaattcccaatttccaaaaaaaaaaaaaattttttttttttttttttttttttttttaaagatgtcgaatgtgtattttatctcaattttaattcaattacatctaacaaagtattatatgattttgttcttttaatttgaatgattataaagggttttatcaaatttagtatttccctaatcagtggacttttcgtgtggaaaaaaaggctaatgaatttattttcccaatttcatgaaaatgccgataaaattcccaattccaaagccatgggctatcttcccaaaaagtggaaaaaaaaacctgctttGGTACTGTtcggccgagggcaacagttcaaaatgtcagccctgatacagagggacaacagttttgactgttcaccaagcatccatgaaataagtgctTTGTtgcctgatcaaatttccaacatagaaataacagcaaactaaatttttttatttacacacaacagtaatggataaaataaataattttgactgttttactttaaaatgacgtcattttgacgaaatgacgtcattattccagcgggcaacagttcaaactgttgaccggtcaacagttcgatattcaccggtaccagtttaaaacattgcaaatttctttttcgacgaagaaatagcaaaaaataatttattatcatttatttaagaCATCCGGTAATAACTGCTTTTATTCAAGCCAGTTTGTCTGATGCAAAATCATGTCAATCTTTGtctaaaataaagaaacaattcaGCTACCAGTTACTTAATCATAACTTAGCTTATATTTGTGGTTTATGATTAACAGTGTCAAAGTTGGTGTGTTGCTCTGATGACAGTATCTTTCCGTGTCTTATCAACATATGAGGCATCAACTGCTTTTTTCAAGCCAGTTTGTCTGATGCAAATTCATGTCAATCTTTGT of Dreissena polymorpha isolate Duluth1 chromosome 15, UMN_Dpol_1.0, whole genome shotgun sequence contains these proteins:
- the LOC127860417 gene encoding nascent polypeptide-associated complex subunit alpha-like, with product MPSEAVEKPLVEDVKDGSDSGTDSDSDDMPELEDGDTAQHSKVAEAAGIKEELVSKAKQSRSEKKARKAMSKLGLKQVTGVTRVTIRKSKNILFVIGQPDVYKSPASDTYIVFGEAKIEDLSQTPQMLAAENFKRPETTTGHGDLPSTVTQPIQEESEDEDEVDETGVEAKDIELVMSQASVKRSKAIKALKNNNNDIVNAIMELTM